aaagttttccacATACTGATATACCATCAGAAGAAGGTACCAAAGTTATTCTATAAGAGTCTTCAGCGTGGTTTCCCGCGCTACTTCGTGGTACAGAATTTTGATCCATTTCCACATTGCAACGCCGTTGTTGTCatcaaatatatctaaatCCCTTGCGGTACAAGCACAAGACGACACCAATAAAGCTTTCACGGCATCTAGTGTTTTTCTGAGTCTTCGTGGAGTGTTAGGACTGCGCAACTTACATACTTTCAAGCCATGCTCGTCCACAGAGGGAATAATGGGTTCTTCATTCGTAATAGATCGATCCTCTTCGTCACCAGCGCCACCACGGGGACCTGCCCCAAAATTAAGCGCACATGCTCGCAAGATAATatgcaaaatatcaccCAATCggtcttttttgttcatcatATCGTTACATATCTgtgaaaagtattttatcTCAGTGGGTTTACGTGGGCATAGATCACGCTTCAGCCGCTCTGTGTCGaccttcttttcaccagGTAGACTTGCTTGATATGCGGAAAAAATCGATAGCTCATCTACGTGTAGTAACAAAAACATATAGGGTGCCAAATTGTATCCATATTTCCTTATGGTGCTTTTCTGAAGATTCCTTACAATAGGTGTGCCAGAAACAAAGTTGGTGAAAGTACGCATCGTAGAGCTGTCGTTCGGCCTGGCACTTGCTGTTTCGTAACAACGTTCCAGGACACGGAAACTCAACTCATTATAGTATCCTCTGTTGaggtaaaaaagagaaagggtATCGTAATCCTTtctattgaatttcaaagtatGCACTTGAAACAACGTGTAGACCATCaagttgattttcttgggaaTAAGATACTTTGAAGGGATTGGTCCGCCCTGGAAAATCTGGTTCGTCTTCAACAAACGTCAGGAACTTTTGTACATTTTTTCCCGACCATGACGGAAAtgactattttttcaaaagaccTTTTCCTATCCATTGCACCAGTTCTGAATTTTACCACTTTGATTAGACCAGacttttcgtcttcgtAGAATGACCGCACTTCCGTGGGGATCGattcaaataaagttattgagGGACAATGTACCAAGtcgtttttgttatttagAGCCGACTCAAACTCGTCAaagtttgctttttcaaaacttaCGCCTATCGgaaactttcattttatttttgtaagtTTCGAAATTAACAATAGTATGTTGATTGTTATGctttttgacaagaaatccatcaatataaacaaaagattgtcCAGTTTCCGTcttatcatcatctaaGAATGTAATAATTAAGCTATTGAGAAGATGCAGAATCTCTAGCagcagcaaagaaaattcagttaATAAGAAATCTCACTAAGATAAGGGACTGTCTGTCCCCTTCAAGCACAACATAGAAAACAGAAGGATGTCTCATTTCATCCTTGATTTCCGGCctgcaaaaaataaagtactCGGTACGTACtttcgttttcaatttccatgGTGCACAGTATCTTAAACTATCTGCTTAGTCGAGGAGAACCAGGATTCTGTTCGTTGCTCAGCCGCTTCGTGGATATTCTCTTGGATACTTTAAACATGGACCTACGCTTAGCCTGCGCTTAGCCTACAACTTCTTCCGCTCTCGAAAagaccaatataataaaaagttataaattACATTTCCTTATTAGGTATACGACCTCGCGCTTCGAAGTAGAGGAGCCCTTTTTGGCGTACCTACATATGGCGCGTCAGACAGACAAAACTTCCCCCAAAAATGTATTACCCCGCCgaataagaaaacagacCCCATTCACCAACGACGTATCAAATTACTTCCTTGGTGCAATGTCCcactataaaaaaattccttgacGCTAGATCGTTGGACTAAAATCTGCGTCACAATCGCCTAAACAGGAAATAATGCCTATTTTCGTACAAGGTTACTTCCTAGATGCTATATGTCCCTACGGCCTTGTCTAACACCATCCAGCATGCAATACAGtgacatatatatacccacacacacccacaccacacccacaccacacccacaccacacccacacccacacaccacacccacaccacacccacaccacacccacaccacacccacacccacacccacaccacacccacacccacacccacacccacaccacacccacacccacacccacacccacaccacaccacacccacacaccccacaccacacccacacaccccacacaccacacccacaccacaccacacccacacacccacacccacactTTTCACATCTATCTTTACTCTCGCTGTCACTCCTTACCCGGCTTTCTGAccgaaattaaaaaaaatgaaaatgaaatcctGTTCTTTAGCCCTACAGCACCTCTACATAGCCCTAAATAGCCCTAAATAGCCCTCATGTACGTCTCCTCCAAGCCCTATTGACTCTTACCCGGATGTTCAACCAAAAGCTACTTACTACctttattttatgtttactttttataGATTGTCTTTTTATCCTACTCTTTCGCACTTGTCTCTCGCTACTGCCGTGCAACAAACACTAAATCAAAACAGTGAAATACTACATCAAAACGCATATTccctacaaaaaaaatttcttacaaTATACTATACTACACAATACATAATCAGTGACTTTCGtaacaacaatttccttCACTCTCCAACTTCTCTGCTCGAATctctacataataatatatcaaatctaCCGTCTGGAACATCATCGCTATCCAGCTCTTTGTGAACCGCTACCATCAGCATGTACAGCGGTACCCTCGTGTTATCTGCAGCGAGAACTTCAACGTTTGCTAAATCAACCCAATGTGGTAGCAACCACACCTCCGAAATCTGCTCCAAAAGATACTCCAGTTTCTGccgaaatattttattgtagaACAGCCCTATCAGCATCGACAGGAATGCCGTCCAATGCGGCACTTTAGATGGGGTAACTCCCAGCGCAATCTGATCTCGCAAGTGCATTCCTAGACTTAATTCATATCTGCTCCTCAACTGCCGATGATGCCTGCTAAACTGCAGCTTGACGTACTGCGGACCCTGCAGTCCAGCGCTCGTCATGGAACGCAAACGCTGAAAAACTCCAACTTTCTCGAGCGCTTCCACAAAGACCGTATCGTCTTTTGCCTCCCATTCTTCCTGGCACTTTTTCTCGTCCcagttcaaaaagtacTGCAGTACCTCTGTCTTCGATTCACGCAAGTTGCTCCATACTTTATAATACAACTCTTTGATCTGCCTTCCAGACATGCGGAAAACTTGGCTCCCTTGCTTGCCTCTTGTCGAATCCAATACACTAAttgtttctcttcttctagtaaTGGCCAGGTACCAAGCATAATTTCTCTGTATCTGAGAGTAGATCTCTCTCCTTTTTACgctaaaatatttcaaatatcctACAGGGTCCCCATGATATGGCTCGATGTCTTCCAAGTATTCTTTGTATTCCTCGTCATTTCGCAGCATTCTCTCCACAGCTAGTGCTTCCCAAGCCATCCTCCGATACGATACTTTCTGGCCAGCCCAACAGACACAGAGCTCGAACATCTTTTGACAGCCCTTGCATAATCCGTATTGTGTGAATACGCCCTCTGGGCAGAAGTATATGTCAATACCATAGAGGAAAAGATGTTTAATTTCGTCAGACCGAAATCCAAGAAACTGTAAGACATTCATATTCTCGGAAGTATTGGGAAATTGTgctttcagtttctttctctctaGCAAAACCATTTGACTCCCTTTCCGCTTATACGGCTCTTTGTTAATGTCGGTGACTGGATGGAATCTATTATCCTCAGCATTGCCATCTTTATTGGCGTCCTCCTTGGCACTAGCgttggtactttcagtggtagtagcattagtgctggagttggtgctagcagtggtagtagcactagtgttggagttggtactttcggtggtagtagcattagtgctggagttggtactttcagtggtagtagcattagtcctgacgttgatgctggcagtggtagtcgcattagtgctggagttggtactttcagtggtagtagcactagtcctgacgttgatgctggcagtggtagtagcactagtcctgacgttggtgctggcagtggtagtagcattagtgctggagttggtagtcgcattggTACTggcattagtgctggagttggtagtcgcattggTACTGGCattggtagtcgcattagtaCTAGCattggtagtcgcattagtCCTGGCGTTGGTactagcagtggtagtcgcattagtaCTGGCGTTAGTACTGGCATTAGTACTACCATGAATGCACGTGTTGCTGTCCTCATCACTGCTGCAATACTTTCTGTACCTGTCACTGCTATTGCTCTCCTGGAAGCTAGACGGTAACGCAACGATCGACATGGAAGCTGTCGCCTGATTTTCAGCCAATCTGTCCATTCTTTCTATCAGTTCCACTGTGTCAGCAGACAGGTCTGTCCTGGAGCCACAGCATCCAACATGCTGgcccttttttcctttctttgattCAAGTCCATAGAACTCGCGTACCTGTTCGGTTATACAGCCTTCCTTAATTGGTGGTAATTCACCCTTACGATTCCTTGCCGCCCAACTGTTTTTTCTAGATAATAGATAACAGAGGCCCCCATCTCTTAGTCTCCCTACGCCTTGAATGAgctcaataatattaagtCTATTATCAAGCATgatcaccatcatcaattGCTTAATGTCAATTCCTTCAGTCACTAATTTCGTTCCGATGAGAACTCGCATGCTACCGTCAGTGACAAACTCCTTTGTGCGAGACACCTTTTCTGCAGCACCCAGCTTCCCGTGTATCCATACCACCCTAAAATACTTTCTCCAAGAGCAGGCCAATTCTTCCACTTGGTTGGTTGTGCTTGCAACTACAATGGCCTTCGACTCTGGttcactttcaaagagGGCTAAAAGAAGCTTCAGTGCTTCTTCGGGCTGTGATTCcactttcttccaaattttatGAACATGCCCTAAAGGCACCTCGGATTTCTCCTTGATTAGATTAAACATCCGTGTTGGATAGCTGGATAGACCTCTGCTGAGATCTTCCGACCGTTTGAGCTCGTTGATGTCCATCGATTTCTTGGCCAGTCCCGTAAGCCCAACACGCTGCAACGCAGCATCAGCTACAGCCTCAGGGGCTGTGCCGCTCAAAAAGATTGCTTTCTCAAAAGCGTCAAAATCAAGGTTAGTTATGCCCCCAAATTGCGACTGCCGGTAGACCTCCGTTTCAAAGTTGTGAAACTCATCTACAATGAGGTAACCCAATTTTACGTTGTTGGTCCTAAAGGTGCACTCAACAATATTCTCCCACGCAGCTATCCTGTCTGTGAAATTAGTGCTAGCAAGATCATCGTAGATCCCCACGTATAAATCAGTAACGCCATCGtaaccttcttcaataaagtttcttaCAGGGGCCACATTCAAGCAACCGCATCGGCCCAACCTGATCATGCAATTAGCAAGCAACACTGTGTACGGTACAAACAGAAACGACACATATTTCACGTCGCCCTTAGACGCCAGTGCTATCAAGGGGAGATGAAATAACTCCGTCTTACCATAGCCCGGTGGGGCCTGTACTGCCACAGAGGGTGTGTCTGCCATGTATATTTCATGACATAAGCGCAACTGATGCAAGTCCCTGAATTCAAAGGAGCTGCCAAAGAGTTTCTGGCCTGCGACGAGGATATCGTTTGTACTCTTGGGCTCTCGGGGCCTTTTTCGCGTTactcttgaaattttttgatgatgatctGAACTCGCCGCCTCACCTGCCACTACGTCTTCCGCATTCCGAGTACTAGAGAATGAACAATGGTAGTCGCTTTCAAGGCCTAACCATTGAATCCAGCGCTCGGAAGCTCGTTCCTGCAATAAAGTGGCGGTCGTCCCACTGACACTAGTTAACGAAAAGGAATCCACACCGTAAATATTTCGCCCTGTTTGAACGGAATGATTGGCCATGAGTTCACTCGTCGCCGACTCGTACAAATCTGTTTCAAATCTGCTACCTACGCAGTGCCGTCCTAGGGCAATCAACCCCTGACGCATCTCCCGAAAATTCAGCTTCTGAGGTGCATTCTTCGGAAGTTCCCTCATGTACTGCCGAAAAGTTGCGTATTCAACCAGACAGCCCTTCGCGGTATTCAGAAACATGTAGGAATACAAAACTATCCTCGAAATGTCTCGATTTGTTACTTGATCTGGATCCTCAAATCCCACCACATCCATCCAAGGATCATGATTAAAAGCGTCATAACTGTTACCAAGCGCAcatatttgcatttgccTTAGCACAGtgacaaaataaaacacGTAATCTGAAGTGAGTCCGTCAAGCGTCTTTAGTCGAGGCTCCGATGAACCGTTCTTGTTGTAATCAGTGTACAGTTGGATGCGTCTTGTTGTATCGTCGACGTATACGTTGCGCTGAGGACCGGCAAAAGCGAGTAGCTGAAGCTCTGGATAACGGTAAGGGTATCCTACGGCAAAATGGACCATCCACATAAGTGGCACCGTAAGCTCGTCAATTGCAACAgtgactttatttttaagagCCGCGGTCATTTTGTTAGTATCTCTTCTCAACTTGGGCAGCACAATTTCACGATATTTAACAGgtatcatttgaagaaaagaatcgTTTTCCAGATACTCGTCAATTCCTCGCTTTGGCTCTCTGAACAAAACTTCTCGATTACGCAAAATGAGGCCGGCAATATCAACCACTGTAGGCATATAAAAGCAGTTGTTCAACTCTCCCCAAAGGTTATCGAACTGAGCCTTGCATGCAAAGTAAAAGCCGCGGACATACTCGCgattaaaaagttttccacATACTGATATACCATCAGAAGAAGGTACCAAAGTTATTCTATAAGAGTCCTTCAGCGTGGTTTCCCGCGCTACTTCGTGGTACAGAATTTTGATCCATTTCCACATTGCAACGCCGTTGTTGTCatcaaatatatctaaatCCCTTGCGGTACAAGCACAAGACGACACCAATAAAGCTTTCACGGCATCTAGTGTTTTTCTGAGTCTTCGTGGAGTGTTAGGACTGCGCAACTTACATACTTTCAAGCCATGCTCGTCCACAGAGGGAATAATGGGTTCTTCATTCGTAATAGATCGATCCTCTTCGTCACCAGCGCCACCACGGGGACCTGCCCCAAAATTAAGCGCACATGCTCGCAAGATAATatgcaaaatatcaccCAATCggtcttttttgttcatcatATCGTTACATATCTgtgaaaagtattttatcTCAGTGGGTTTACGTGGGCATAGATCACGCTTCAGCCGCTCTGTGTCGaccttcttttcaccagGTAGACTTGCTTGATATGCGGAAAAAATCGATAGCTCATCTACGTGTAGTAACAAAAACATATAGGGTGCCAAATTGTATCCATATTTCCTTATGGTGCTTTTCTGAAGATTCCTTACAATAGGTGTGCCAGAAACAAAGTTGGTGAAAGTACGCATCGTAGAGCTGTCGTTCGGCCTGGCACTTGCTGTTTCGTAACAACGTTCCAGGACACGGAAACTCAACTCATTATAGTATCCTCTGTTGaggtaaaaaagagaaagggtATCGTAATCCTTtctattgaatttcaaagtatGCACTTGAAACAACGTGTAGACCATCaagttgattttcttgggaaTAAGATACTTTGAAGGGATTGGTCCGCCCTGGAAATCTGGTTCGTCTTCAACAAACGTCAGGAACTTTTGTACATTTTTCCCGACCATGACGGAAAtgactattttttcaaaagaccTTTTCCTATCCATTGCACCAGTTCTGAATTTTACCACTTTGATTAGACCAGacttttcgtcttcgtAGAATGACCGCACTTCCGTGGGGATCGattcaaataaagttattgagGGACAATGTACCAAGtcgtttttgttatttagAGCCGACTCAAACTCGTCAaagtttgctttttcaaacttaCGCCTATCGgaaactttcattttatttttgtaagtTTCGAAATTAACAATAGTATGTTGATTGTTATGctttttgacaagaaatccatcaatataaacaaaagattgtcCAGTTTCCGTcttatcatcatctaaGAATGTAATAATTAAGCTATTGAGAAGATGCAGAATCTCTAGCagcagcaaagaaaattcagttaATAAGAAATCTCACTAAGATAAGGGACTGTCTGTCCCCTTCAAGCACAACATAGAAAACAGAAGGATGTCTCATTCATCCTTGATTTCCGGCctgcaaaaataaagtactCGGTACGTACtttcgttttcaatttccatgGTGCACAGTATCTTAACTATCTGCTTAGTCGAGGAGAACCAGGATTCTGTTCGTTGCTCAGCCGCTTCGTGGATATTCTCTTGGATACTTTAAACATGGACCTACGCTTAGCCTGCGCTTAGCCTACAACTTCTTCCGCTCTCGAAAagaccaatataataaaaagttataaattACATTTCCTTATTAGGTATACGACCTCGCGCTTCGAAGTAGAGGAGCCCTTTTTGGCGTACCTACATATGGCGCGTCAGACAGACAAACTTCCCCCAAAAATGTATTACCCCGCCgaataagaaaacagacCCATTCACCAACGACGTATCAAATTACTTCCTTGGTGCAATGTCCcactataaaaaaattccttgacGCTAGATCGTTGGACTAAAATCTGCGTCACAATCGCCTAAACAGGAAATAATGCCTATTTTCGTACAAGGTTACTTCCTAGATGCTATATGTCCCTACGGCCTTGTCTAACACCATCCAGCATGCAATACAGtgacatatatatacccacaccacacccacacacacaccacacaccacacccacacccacacccacaccacacccacacacacacaccacacccacacccacaccacacccacacccacaccacacccacacccacacccacacccacacaccacacaccacacccacacacaccacacccacacccacacactAACACTAACCCTAACCCTAACCCTAACTCCATCTCTCCTATCCCCATCTCATCTTACCCTCCTCTATCTCTTCTCATCTTCCCCCCCTCTTACCCTACCTCTCCCACATCACAATCCACGGCACTTACCTCATCACCCCATGCCCTGCCCCATTCTCCCACTCCACCACTCCTAACCGCCACCATCCATCCTCCGATTATTCATCACCACTCCCCAACCACCATCTATCCATTTCCAATATCTAATATTCAACTCCCACTACCACTTACCCTACTATCCATCTACCTTTCCCCATCTACCATGTCGTCCTTACTATAACACTACATACCACATGTAAACAGatcaaacgtaaacaaatctAATGTAAACAAACcaaacgtaaacaataCAAGAAGTAACTTACCCTGCCACACTATCAACCTCTCCACTATACCTTCCACATCCCCAAATAATACCACCTCCAACTATCACAACCACATACCCAAATCTACCATACTCACCTTCATCTATTTAACGATATCGCATATGCACACGGACGCTATAGAACACATCTCACTCTCAACTTACCCCGCCATAATACTCTGCACCAAGGCCATCTCTCACTCGATTAGTACCATATACATCACCACATCACCATACACGGCACTTGCCTCAGCGGTTTATACCCTGTGCCATTTACCCATAACACCCACgattatccacattttaatatctataactgATCACACAACctcaattatcatataaatactcttaACTTCATGCTTTATAACGtttttatacaaatatccactacccattttatatgtactaatataaataccaccaaataatcacaactaaaatcacctaaacataaaaatatactatttatcaataagaagGTATAAACACACTATATACTAACATAACATATCACCCCATTCGAACATTCAGTTATGTAAACGCTTTTCGTAAGAATGTAAGTTATTAACACCACCTTCTAGTTGAGCAGAAGCCGTtctgaattcaaatctAACTTTACCGCTCTGgacattcttctttaatacaGTTAACGACCTACAGCCAATGTCTTGGCAAGAATGTTGTAATCCATTGTACAAGTAcggaataaatttcttaatgGATCCTTTGTCAACGACAGCGCCGGAGACACCCTGTGCAACCAAAACGCTGtcaaattctgaaaagtAACGAGACGTAGATGCATTCCCTTTAGTACCAGTCTTTTGCATGGCGTCAATGGAACCCATACCACGGTACGCCTTCAATCTTTTACCATCTTGATAGAAATACTCACCTGGTGATTCCGTAGTACCAGCCAACATACCACCCATCATAACAGTAGAAGATCCAAGAGCCAACGCCTTGGTAATGTGACCGATGTTTTGAACACCACCATCAGCCATACATGGAACACCGAACTGGTTAGCAAATTCACACACGTTGTAGACCGCTGTACCTTGTGGCCTACCACAAGCCATAACTTCTTGAGTGATACAAATAGAGCCAGTTCCCATACCGATTCTCAAACCATCCGCACCGGCAGCAATCAAATTGGCAGCTTGTTCCCTGGTCACAACGTTACCAGCGATGACTTCCAGACCTGCGAAACTCTCTTTGACCCACTTGAGCATgttcaattggaaaatagaGTTGCCTTGGGATGAATCCAATATGACGACATCCAAGCCGGCTTTGACCAATAATCTTagtctttctttatcagcGTCCATAGTACCAATGGAAGCACCACATAGCAATTGCTTGGTGTTGGCAGATTTGGACGCTAATGGGTAgttttgattcttcattaaatcaGTTCTGGAAAGCATAGAAACTAACTTACccttttcatcaacaatCAATAGCCtaccctttttgattttctttagaatCTCGTTGCCTTCCGATAACGTGATACCTTGTGCACCGGTAACAGGGTTCTTGGTCATGACATCCTGAACGAGTAAGGAGTCGTCCTCAACGAACTGTATATCACGAGAAGTGATGACTCCCACCAACTTTGCATTTCTCTTGCCATCTTCCGTGACAGGGAAGCCTGCAAATccatactttttcttcatgcTCTTAGCTTCACCAACGGTGGTTGTTGGAGAAATCACAATAGGGTTGTTAATAAACCCATTTTCATAGTTCTTGACCCTTCTGACCATGTCAGCTTGGTCCTCGGGCGTACAGTTATGGTGAATGAAACCGATACCACCCGACAGAGCCATAAAGATGGCCATTTCCGATTCTGTCACAGTGTCCATTGGAGAGGAAACCAATGGAATGTTTAAAGTGATATTCCTGGTCAGCTTAGTCTGTAGGCTAACTTCAGAGGACGCAAAATCGACTAAACCTGGtaagatcaaaaaatcgttaTAAGTCAACCCACCTCTGATCTTGGAGTCCATCAATTCCTGCACAGACAAACCATCCAGTCTTGGAAGGCTCTTGGCAAATTGCAGTGCGGTCTTGTAGTCTTTAATAGCGGCCATTGCTTTTACGTATTTGGGTTGTTATcaattgaaactgaaaatatttacttcttttagTTTGTTATAAacgaataaaaaaataataagaaaagtaagGCAAGGAATAGAATAGAatacaggaaaaaaagttcccAGCATACTAGGTAAAATGTACAAGCCCACGAAACTGAGAAAAAGCCACCAAGGTTCTCCGGTTAAATGttcagcaaaaaatttccagtcgaatttttttctaaatgtTAAATGGGAAAAGACTCCACtatttatactttttttttgttttttttttttatttttttttttccgctttcttcgaggaaaagaaatgcgcGGCGTGCCTGCGCGGCGGTTAGGAAAAATGCTGACGTAATGAATAACAACCTAgcttatatgtcataatgtAGTAAGTTTATTGGACCTTTCCTATACgttatgtaaatgtaagATATGTGTGATTACTAtcttgaaaagagaagctAGAGCTTCTTAAATATTACCATATTAGCGGTTTGCTACTAATAGtctatttaataatattagaAGTAAATGATAATTGATGTTTTCTTAAATATGCTCTTCTCGTGTAATACGTTAACAAAACATTATGGAAACGTTATTAAAACGCTACTCGTACTGTGTATATACGTTAGCATATTtaacaaataatatcaGGCCTTCTTGAAAATTACGCAAAAGCaagataagaaaatattactGTTTTCCGTTGAATCTCTGATGTACTTCCGGATTTCAACCTGGCACCAAATTCTTACTTGAATAATGCATTATTAATAAATTACTGATATGTAACAGGGATACCGCATGTAGCTTACTCTTCAGCTAATGTCTTTAAAAACTCGGCCACTTTAATCGTCTACTAACCATTGTATCTTCCTTTTAACATTATTTGACGTTTTCTCTATATTTCGGTAAGTATTCATACGATGCCCTCATCTCATGCTCAAGTAAAAACACAGTGATACTTAACAAATCCcattagaaaatttttaggAGCTTTTGTCTGCAGTATATGCAATGTGAAAGATCATGCAGGCGGTCCCGTGCTACATCATGTGTTATTCTTTATGAGATCCCTTTTTGGAACACTGCGCTACTCGTCTCTAGGCCAAATCTCAAAATTCGACTGGGCCTATGCGCGGGCGTTCCAATACTTTTTCCGTTCCTATATTTTTACTCCTGTAACTTGAGCCCTGAACTATAAAGGTATATATGGCAGTTGCAAGTAGTGAGCATTAGCATTCATCTATTATGCAATATGGAGAAGTACGGTAAAAAGTCTAAGccttatttttgatatgaGCTCAACACCACTGATGACCGATTCTAAAACAAGACCTCAACGGTCTAAAGAACTCACCCCCGCTGAAAACATTGTCCTTCCAAGAGATAAAACTTCCAGATACGtctgtttcttcaaacagCATATTAGAATCTTcgctttccttttatttcACATTACCATAGTGGTCATTTTAGCCCATGCAATATTCCATATTGAAAATCCTTTATTGCTTGTACTTGCTTGTTTTATCATGGTACTAGGATTCTTCCTTTTATTCGCCTATGTGCCTTTATTTATAGTGATTAGTGGGCCAAAATACCTCTTGGATGGTCTTAGTAAGGGTTGCAAAATGAAACTATTAGTGGAAGTTATAAATCATAAACCTAATATCAGCATAGACACATGGAATCTTATTTGCATACAATATGAACCAGTATGCATACGAACACGGTATATGTCCAGATAAGACTCTTTTTTACGATGGCAACTCTTGTTATCAAGTTTTTACAGAATTAGCGGTCGTCCCCTGCGGCAGCAAaagcaacaacaaaagtAATGTCAATAACGatcagaaaaagaaaagttgtGCGAATACTTCAAATGCTTCAAATGCTAACAAAAGTTACTCTAATAGGAACTTCGAATTTCAATCTTACATCGCAAAGGCGCTGGCCGTTTATAGAGAATCGGTTGACAAGTACTGGGCAGATAAGCACCCAGAGGTTGCGATTTGAGTATAGCATTACTTCTAGGTCCCGTGTTAGGTTTTTTGTAATTGCGTCTACTATAAGAAAAACACTTTGACATTTACAAAGCCAATTGAGTATACGGATCTCTAGTGCGCCATTTTTTTGACTTATAGGTTCTCATTATCA
The nucleotide sequence above comes from Saccharomyces paradoxus chromosome II, complete sequence. Encoded proteins:
- a CDS encoding IMP dehydrogenase, with the translated sequence MAAIKDYKTALQFAKSLPRLDGLSVQELMDSKIRGGLTYNDFLILPGLVDFASSEVSLQTKLTRNITLNIPLVSSPMDTVTESEMAIFMALSGGIGFIHHNCTPEDQADMVRRVKNYENGFINNPIVISPTTTVGEAKSMKKKYGFAGFPVTEDGKRNAKLVGVITSRDIQFVEDDSLLVQDVMTKNPVTGAQGITLSEGNEILKKIKKGRLLIVDEKGKLVSMLSRTDLMKNQNYPLASKSANTKQLLCGASIGTMDADKERLRLLVKAGLDVVILDSSQGNSIFQLNMLKWVKESFAGLEVIAGNVVTREQAANLIAAGADGLRIGMGTGSICITQEVMACGRPQGTAVYNVCEFANQFGVPCMADGGVQNIGHITKALALGSSTVMMGGMLAGTTESPGEYFYQDGKRLKAYRGMGSIDAMQKTGTKGNASTSRYFSEFDSVLVAQGVSGAVVDKGSIKKFIPYLYNGLQHSCQDIGCRSLTVLKKNVQSGKVRFEFRTASAQLEGGVNNLHSYEKRLHN